A single region of the Lycium barbarum isolate Lr01 chromosome 2, ASM1917538v2, whole genome shotgun sequence genome encodes:
- the LOC132628214 gene encoding uncharacterized protein LOC132628214 isoform X1, with protein MEEFSSSSSSIGTTMLHFRRIWLTISLFQVLFIGYTVTAQTSNSSAIQRHAEGYCAMYDICGARSDTKVLNCPFGSPSVKPSELLSSKVQSLCPTITGNVCCTETQFDTLRSQVQQAIPFLVGCPACLRNFLNLFCELTCSPNQSQFINVTSISKVKKNSTVNGIDFFITDTFGEELYESCKDVKFGSMNTRAIDFIGAGAKNFREWYAFIGRRAPPGVPGSPYAINFRPAAPESSGVKPMNVSTYSCGDTSLGCSCGDCPSASDCSSSAPPPAQTEGSCSVRIGSLKVKCIEVAVTILYVVLVSAFLGWGFLHKKREETPVSRTKPLISATGNGVIRQSSRQKDENIPMQMLEDVPQISSGVQLSIVQGYMSKFYRRYGTWVARNPVLVLCSSLFFVLVLCLGLFRFKVETRPEKLWVGHGSRAAEEKLFFDSHLAPFYRIEQLIIGTISDADDGKSPPIVTEDNMKLLFDIQKKIDAIKANYSGSMVSLPDICMKPLGTECATQSILQYFKMDSSNFDSYGGIEHVEYCFQHYTSAESCLSAFKAPLDPSTALGGFSGNNYSEASAFIVTYPVNNAIDKEGNYSKKSVAWEKAFIQLVKDEILPMVQAKNLTLAFSSESSVEDELKRESTADAITILISYLVMFAYISLTLGDTPRFSSCYISSKVLLGLSGVILVMLSVLGSVGFFSAVGVKSTLIIMEVIPFLVLAVGVDNMCILVNAVKRQPMELPLEGRVSNALVEVGPSITLASLSEVLAFAVGSFIPMPACRIFSMFAALAVLLDFLLQVTAFVALICFDFLRAEDNRIDCFPCIKVFGSNADPEKGNQQRKPGLLVRYMKDIHAPILSLWGVKLVVICVFAAFALASIALCTRIEPGLEQQIVLPRDSYLQGYFNNISEYLRIGPPLYFVVKNYNFSSESRQTNQLCSISQCDSDSLLNEIARASLIPESSYIAKPAASWLDDFLVWTSPEAFGCCRKFTNSSFCPPDDQPPCCSPSSGGSCSPNGVCKDCTTCFRHSDLANGRPTTEQFREKLPWFLNALPSSDCAKGGNGAYTTNVELEGYEDGIIKASAFRTYHTPLNKQVDYVNSMRAARDFSSRLSDSLEMEIFPYAVFYMFFEQYLSIWRTALINLAIAIGAVFTVCLVITCSFWTSAIILLVLTMIVLDLMGVMAILKIQLNAVSVVNLVMAVGIAVEFCVHITHAFLVSSGDRNQRMKEALTTMGASVFSGITLTKLVGVIVLCFSRTEVFVVYYFQMYLALVLLGFLHGLVFLPVLLSIFGPPSRCVLVEKQEDRPSTSSQF; from the exons GCGATTCCCTTTCTCGTGGGCTGTCCAGCATGCTTGAGAAATTTTTTGAATTTGTTTTGTGAACTTACATGCTCTCCGAACCAGAGCCAGTTTATCAACGTCACATCTATTTCCAAG GTAAAAAAGAATTCTACTGTCAATGGAATTGATTTTTTCATAACAGACACTTTTGGTGAGGAGTTGTACGAATCCTGCAAGGATGTAAAATTTGGTTCAATGAATACCAGAGCCATAGATTTCATTGGCGCAGGTGCTAAAAATTTCAGAG AGTGGTATGCATTTATTGGAAGACGAGCACCACCGGGAGTCCCCGGATCTCCATATGCAATTAATTTTAGACCAGCTGCTCCTGAGTCATCTGGAGTGAAACCTATGAATGTGTCTACGTATTCATGCGGTGATACATCACTAGGCTGTTCATGTGGTGATTGCCCTTCAGCTTCTGATTGCTCAAGTTCAGCTCCTCCTCCTGCTCAGACAGAAGGTTCTTGTTCAGTGAGAATTGGGTCTCTCAAG GTGAAGTGTATTGAAGTTGCTGTCACAATTCTATATGTTGTACTAGTCTCTGCTTTTCTTGGATGGGGCTTTCTCCATAAAAAAAGAGAAGAGACTCCGGTTTCGAGAACAAAGCCATTGATCAGTGCCACTGGAAATGGTGTCATCCGCCAAAGCAGCAGGCAAAAGGATGAGAATATTCCGATGCAG ATGCTCGAAGACGTCCCTCAAATTTCAAGTGGTGTTCAGCTCTCAATTGTACAAGGATATATGTCAAAGTTCTACAG GAGATATGGAACATGGGTGGCTAGAAATCCAGTCCTTGTATTGTGTTCATCGTTGTTCTTCGTCCTGGTGCTCTGCTTAGGCCTTTTCCGTTTTAAAGTTGAGACAAGGCCTGAGAAG TTATGGGTCGGCCATGGGAGTAGAGCTGCAGAGGAGAAACTATTTTTTGACAGCCACCTCGCACCATTTTATAGAATTGAGCAG CTCATAATTGGTACAATCTCAGACGCAGATGATGGAAAGTCACCTCCTATTGTTACTGAAGACAACATGAAGTTACTCTTTGACATACAAAAAAAG ATAGATGCAATCAAAGCGAACTATTCTGGCTCAATGGTATCTCTGCCTGATATTTGTATGAAGCCACTTGGCACAGAATGCGCTACTCAAAGTATTCTTCAG TATTTCAAAATGGATAGCAGTAACTTTGATAGTTACGGAGGTATTGAACATGTTGAGTACTGTTTTCAG CATTATACTTCAGCAGAGAGCTGTTTGAGTGCTTTTAAAGCTCCACTTGATCCAAGTACTGCTCTTGGTGGTTTCTCTGGTAACAATTACTCTGAG GCTTCTGCTTTCATTGTGACATACCCTGTGAataatgcaattgataaagaagGCAACTATTCTAAGAAATCAGTGGCCTGGGAGAAGGCTTTCATTCAGTTAGTGAAG GATGAGATATTGCCAATGGTGCAAGCAAAGAATTTGACCCTTGCCTTCTCATCAGAAAGTTCTGTTGAGGACGAGTTAAAAAGGGAGAGCACAGCAGATGCTATTACCATCTTG ATAAGCTATCTTGTGATGTTTGCCTATATATCCTTGACGCTGGGCGATACTCCCCGATTCTCCTCTTGTTACATTTCCTCTAAG GTCTTGCTTGGTCTTTCAGGAGTTATACTTGTTATGCTCTCAGTTCTTGGATCGGTTGGTTTCTTCAGTGCAGTAGGTGTAAAATCTACCCTCATTATTATGGAAGTCATCCCTTTCCTTGTCTTGGCT GTTGGGGTAGATAACATGTGCATTCTGGTGAATGCTGTTAAGCGACAGCCAATGGAACTGCCTTTAGAGGGACGAGTTAGCAATGCTCTTGTAGAAGTGGGACCATCAATTACACTAGCTAGTCTTTCAGAGGTTTTAGCATTTGCAGTTGGAAGTTTCATTCCGATGCCAGCATGCCGCATTTTTTCCATGTTCGCAG CATTGGCCGTTTTGTTGGACTTCCTCCTGCAAGTTACTGCATTTGTTGCCTtgatttgttttgattttttgagAGCCGAAGATAACAGGATTGATTGTTTCCCATGTATTAAAGTGTTTGGTTCAAATGCTGATCCTGAAAAAG GTAATCAACAGAGAAAACCTGGGTTGCTGGTACGGTATATGAAG GATATTCATGCCCCCATCTTGAGTCTCTGGGGAGTAAAACTTGTCGTCATATGTGTCTTTGCTGCTTTTGCATTGGCGAGCATT GCATTATGTACAAGGATTGAACCTGGTTTGGAACAACAAATTGTTCTTCCTCGTGACTCATACCTTCAG GGTTACTTCAATAATATCTCAGAATATCTCAGAATTGGACCACCTCTGTACTTTGTTGTCAAGAACTATAACTTTAG TTCTGAATCAAGACAAACGAACCAGCTTTGTTCTATCAGCCAATGTGACTCCGATTCTCTATTGAATGAG ATTGCCAGAGCATCTTTAATACCAGAATCAAGTTACATTGCTAAACCAGCTGCTTCATGGCTTGATGATTTTCTTGTTTGGACATCTCCAGAAGCATTTGGGTGCTGTAGAAAATTTACAAATAGTAGTTTTTGTCCCCCTGATGATCAG CCTCCTTGTTGTTCACCCAGTAGTGGTGGCTCCTGTAGCCCAAATGGCGTATGCAAGGATTGTACAACG TGTTTCCGTCATTCAGATTTAGCAAATGGTCGCCCTACAACTGAACAATTTCGAGAGAAGCTTCCATGGTTCCTGAATGCATTACCTTCCAGTGATTGCGCTAAAGGTGGCAATGGGGCTTACACCACTAATGTGGAGCTTGAAG GCTACGAGGATGGTATTATTAAAGCATCAGCCTTTCGTACATATCACACGCCTCTTAACAAACAA GTTGACTATGTCAATTCCATGAGGGCTGCACGAGACTTCAGCTCAAGGCTTTCTGATTCCCTAGAG ATGGAGATCTTCCCGTATGCAGTGTTTTATATGTTCTTTGAGCAATATCTAAGCATATGGAGGACGGCCCTAATTAACTTAGCTATTGCTATTG GTGCTGTATTTACTGTATGCTTGGTTATCACATGTAG TTTTTGGACTTCAGCTATTATCTTGCTTGTGCTGACCATGATTGTTCTGGATCTAATG GGAGTAATGGCAATTCTAAAAATCCAGCTCAATGCTGTATCTGTTGTTAACCTTGTGATGGCCGTTGGTATTGCTGTTGAATTCTGTGTCCATATAACACATGCCTTCTTG GTTAGCAGTGGAGATAGAAACCAACGCATGAAGGAGGCCCTGACTACTATGGGCGCTTCTGTATTCAG TGGTATCACGCTTACAAAGCTGGTCGGTGTCATTGTTCTTTGTTTCTCAAGGACAGAAGTTTTTGTG GTTTACTACTTCCAAATGTACCTGGCTTTGGTTCTTCTTGGTTTTCTACATGGACTCGTATTTTTACCT GTACTATTAAGCATTTTTGGTCCGCCATCAAGATGTGTGCTTGTAGAGAAGCAGGAGGATCGGCCATCTACATCTTCCCAATTCTAA
- the LOC132628211 gene encoding WD repeat-containing protein LWD1: MGASSDPTQQDGSDEQQRRSEIYTYEAPWHIYAMNWSVRKDKKYRLAIASLMEQYPNRVEIVQLDDSNGEIRSDPKLSFEHPYPPTKVIWIPDKECQKPDLIATSSDYLRIWRVNNDNSRVEMKSLLNNNRNSEFSGPLTSFDWNEAEPRRIGTSSIDTTCTIWDIERETVDTQLIAHDKEVYDIAWGGVGVFASVSADGSVRVFDLRDKEHSTIIYESSEPDTPLVRLGWNKQDPRYMATIIMDSAKVVVLDIRFPTLPVVELQRHQASVNAIAWAPHSSCHICTAGDDSQALIWDLSSMGQPIEGGLDPILAYTAGAEIEQLQWSSSQPDWVAIAFSNKLQILRV, encoded by the exons ATGGGAGCAAGCAGTGACCCGACCCAGCAAGACGGGTCAGACGAACAACAAAGACGATCCGAGATCTACACTTACGAAGCACCATGGCATATCTACGCTATGAACTGGTCAGTTCGCAAAGACAAAAAGTATCGTCTCGCAATTGCTAGTTTGATGGAGCAGTACCCGAACCGAGTTGAGATTGTGCAGCTTGATGATTCTAATGGCGAGATTCGGTCTGACCCGAAACTCTCATTCGAACACCCGTACCCGCCTACTAAAGTCATCTGGATACCCGATAAAGAGTGCCAGAAACCCGACCTTATTGCAACGTCCAGCGATTATCTCAG GATTTGGCGGGTCAACAACGACAACAGCCGGGTTGAAATGAAAAGCCTGTTGAATAACAACCGGAACAGTGAGTTTTCCGGTCCTTTGACCTCGTTTGACTGGAATGAAGCTGAACCAAGGCGTATTGGTACGTCGAGTATCGATACAACTTGCACTATATGGGATATTGAGAGGGAAACTGTGGATACTCAGCTTATTGCACATGATAAGGAGGTTTACGACATTGCTTGGGGTGGAGTTGGTGTTTTTGCTTCTGTTTCAGCTGATGGATCAGTTAGGGTTTTTGATCTTCGCGATAAGGAGCATTCGACGATAATCTACGAGAGTTCTGAGCCCGATACGCCACTTGTACGACTCGGATGGAACAAACAGGATCCTAG GTACATGGCTACCATTATAATGGACAGTGCTAAAGTTGTGGTTTTGGATATCCGTTTCCCTACGCTTCCCGTGGTGGAACTACAGAGGCACCAGGCGAGCGTTAACGCCATCGCTTGGGCTCCTCATAGCTCTTGCCACATTTGCACTGCTGGTGACGATTCACAGGCACTTATCTGGGATCTTTCTTCAATGGGTCAGCCAATAGAAGGTGGATTGGATCCAATTCTGGCTTATACTGCTGGTGCGGAAATCGAGCAGCTTCAATGGTCTTCATCTCAGCCTGATTGGGTTGCCATTGCCTTCTCCAACAAGCTTCAGATTCTAAGGGTGTGA
- the LOC132628212 gene encoding protein NLP4-like, which yields MDESVIHSNPLLTTPCDYLMDLDYMDGLLLEGCWLETTDGNEFLQHSPATFNAPFDSSFMWPNTIDTNNVEFNGIPSKDAQQENLSINHCQELNYATVQSFGENVNNAMCTSSLSENHLVEAPELNRRWWFGPKSSSSVMDRLIWALGHIRDCSRDKDILLQLWVPINRDGKRVLSTTNQPFLLDLNCPRLANYREVSVNYQFPANEDSKEIVGLPGRVFADKVPEWTPDVRFFKSEEYPRVEHAQQYDVRGTLAVPVFEQGSRNCLGVIEVVMTTRKIKYRPELESVCKALEAVDLRTSEVSTTQDAKVCDLSYQAALHEVLEVLKSACETHGLPLAQAWVPCVQQGKGGCRHSEENLIHCVSTEDSACYVADPRVQGFHEACSEHHLLKGKGVVGRAFMTNQPCFSADLTSYSKSEYPLSHYAKMFGLQAAVAIRLRSISTGSSDFVLEFFLPSDCRNPEEHRKMLTSLSIIIQNVCRTLRVVTDKELQEETVSIGEIANPAVEQHKEQTETSQERTSWNSCDAEFQESSVISAFQDEKPDEMLRKDLVEFRHRNDSAYVEGVSRNPSRTGDRRRAKAEKTITLQILQQYFAGSLKDAAKSIGVCPTTLKRICRQHGIKRWPSRKIKKVGHSLQKIQRVIDSVQGASGTLQIESFYSNFPELQSPNASRLSPFADSKSNEHPTALNTQPNADASKSPSSSCSRSSSSSQCCSSGTKPQSHPLNIAGDEDPIVQEESVDNAVKRVKSEPELHLSSEALKTIPRSQSHACVAENPKSENLIKGPRISQEEAPRVKVTHGEEKIRFRMQNSWKYSDLLREITRRFGIDDHSGLQLKYLDDDSEWVLLTCDADLEECIDVCMSSQNQMIKLILVRDSQHLVGSSFGSSSPILVQ from the exons ATGGATGAAAGCGTTATTCATTCGAATCCATTGTTGACAACCCCATGTGATTATCTCATGGATTTGGATTATATGGATGGACTATTGTTAGAAGGATGTTGGTTGGAAACTACTGATGGTAATGAATTCTTGCAACATAGCCCAGCCACCTTTAATGCGCCATTCGACTCTTCTTTTATGTGGCCTAATACTATAGATACCAACAATGTAGAATTTAATGGGATCCCATCAAAGGATGCCCAACAAGAAAATTTGTCAATAAACCATTGCCAAGAGCTAAATTATGCTACAGTTCAGTCTTTTGGTGAGAATGTGAACAATGCCATGTGCACTTCAAGTCTATCTGAAAATCATTTAGTTGAAGCTCCTGAGTTGAACAGAAGGTGGTGGTTTGGACCAAAATCTTCATCTTCTGTTATGGATAGATTGATTTGGGCGCTCGGGCACATAAGAGATTGCTCAAGGGATAAGGATATCCTTCTTCAACTATGGGTACCTATAAACAGGGATGGCAAGCGTGTGCTCAGCACAACTAATCAACCTTTCTTACTGGACCTTAATTGCCCTAGGCTTGCCAACTACCGTGAAGTCTCCGTGAACTATCAGTTTCCTGCTAATGAAGATTCCAAGGAGATTGTTGGATTGCCAGGGCGAGTGTTTGCGGATAAAGTTCCTGAGTGGACGCCTGATGTTAGATTCTTCAAAAGTGAAGAATATCCGCGGGTTGAACATGCACAGCAGTATGATGTACGCGGGACCCTGGCTGTTCCTGTATTCGAACAAGGGAGTCGTAACTGCTTGGGTGTTATTGAAGTTGTCATGACCACACGGAAGATCAAGTACCGCCCGGAGCTTGAAAGTGTGTGCAAAGCTCTTGAG GCAGTTGATCTCCGGACTTCTGAAGTTTCAACCACTCAGGATGCAAAG GTTTGTGATTTGAGCTACCAAGCAGCATTACATGAAGTTCTAGAAGTTCTGAAATCTGCGTGCGAGACACATGGATTGCCATTAGCTCAGGCATGGGTTCCGTGCGTTCAACAAGGCAAAGGGGGTTGCCGCCATTCTGAGGAAAACCTTATTCATTGTGTTTCTACAGAGGATTCTGCTTGCTATGTAGCTGATCCCCGTGTTCAGGGTTTTCATGAAGCTTGCTCTGAGCACCATTTGCTCAAAGGGAAAGGTGTTGTTGGGAGAGCATTCATGACTAATCAACCGTGCTTTTCGGCTGATCTTACCTCTTATAGCAAGTCGGAGTATCCACTTTCTCATTACGCGAAAATGTTTGGACTGCAAGCTGCAGTAGCTATACGTCTGCGTAGTATCTCAACTGGTTCGTCTGATTTTGTTTTGGAGTTCTTTCTACCCTCAGACTGCAGAAATCCTGAAGAACATAGAAAAATGCTTACTTCGTTATCCATCATCATACAAAATGTATGCCGGACTTTGAGGGTTGTGACAGACAAAGAATTGCAGGAAGAAACTGTTTCTATAGGCGAAATAGCAAACCCCGCAGTTGAGCAACATAAAGAGCAAACTGAAACCTCTCAAGAAAGGACATCGTGGAATTCTTGTGACGCAGAGTTCCAGGAGAGTTCTGTTATTTCTGCATTCCAAGATGAAAAAccagatgaaatgctgaggaaaGATTTGGTGGAGTTTAGGCACCGTAATGATTCTGCTTATGTGGAAGGTGTCTCTCGTAATCCGAGTAGAACGGGAGACAGGAGACGTGCAAAAGCTGAGAAGACTATTACCTTGCAAATTCTTCAGCAGTATTTTGCTGGTAGCCTAAAAGATGCTGCAAAGAGCATTGGTG TTTGTCCTACCACTCTGAAGAGGATATGCAGGCAGCATGGAATTAAACGCTGGCCTTCTCGAAAGATCAAGAAGGTTGGTCACTCCTTACAAAAGATCCAACGTGTTATTGATTCAGTTCAGGGTGCCTCTGGCACTTTACAAATTGAATCCTTCTATTCAAACTTCCCAGAGCTGCAATCTCCAAATGCAtcaagattgagcccttttgcaGATTCAAAGTCGAACGAACATCCAACAGCCTTGAACACACAACCGAATGCCGATGCATCTAAGTCACCCTCCTCTTCCTGCAGTCGAAGTTCAAGTTCAAGTCAATGTTGTTCATCTGGAACAAAGCCACAATCTCACCCTTTGAATATTGCTGGTGATGAAGATCCGATTGTCCAGGAAGAGTCAGTTGATAATGCAGTGAAAAGGGTTAAAAGCGAGCCAGAGCTTCATTTATCAAGTGAAGCACTGAAAACCATACCAAGATCTCAAAGCCACGCATGTGTTGCTGAGAATCCTAAATCAGAAAACCTTATAAAGGGTCCACGGATATCTCAAGAAGAAGCTCCACGAGTAAAAGTAACACACGGAGAAGAGAAGATTAGGTTCCGCATGCAAAACAGTTGGAAATACAGCGATCTTTTGAGAGAAATTACAAGGCGCTTTGGGATAGATGATCATAGTGGACTTCAACTCAAGTACTTGGATGATGACTCCGAGTGGGTTCTATTAACATGTGATGCAGATTTGGAAGAATGTATCGATGTTTGCATGTCTTCCCAAAACCAAATGATCAAGCTCATCTTAGTTCGCGATTCACAGCATCTTGTTGGAAGCTCTTTCGGTAGCAGCAGTCCTATATTAGTACAGTAG
- the LOC132628214 gene encoding uncharacterized protein LOC132628214 isoform X2 — protein sequence MNTRAIDFIGAGAKNFREWYAFIGRRAPPGVPGSPYAINFRPAAPESSGVKPMNVSTYSCGDTSLGCSCGDCPSASDCSSSAPPPAQTEGSCSVRIGSLKVKCIEVAVTILYVVLVSAFLGWGFLHKKREETPVSRTKPLISATGNGVIRQSSRQKDENIPMQMLEDVPQISSGVQLSIVQGYMSKFYRRYGTWVARNPVLVLCSSLFFVLVLCLGLFRFKVETRPEKLWVGHGSRAAEEKLFFDSHLAPFYRIEQLIIGTISDADDGKSPPIVTEDNMKLLFDIQKKIDAIKANYSGSMVSLPDICMKPLGTECATQSILQYFKMDSSNFDSYGGIEHVEYCFQHYTSAESCLSAFKAPLDPSTALGGFSGNNYSEASAFIVTYPVNNAIDKEGNYSKKSVAWEKAFIQLVKDEILPMVQAKNLTLAFSSESSVEDELKRESTADAITILISYLVMFAYISLTLGDTPRFSSCYISSKVLLGLSGVILVMLSVLGSVGFFSAVGVKSTLIIMEVIPFLVLAVGVDNMCILVNAVKRQPMELPLEGRVSNALVEVGPSITLASLSEVLAFAVGSFIPMPACRIFSMFAALAVLLDFLLQVTAFVALICFDFLRAEDNRIDCFPCIKVFGSNADPEKGNQQRKPGLLVRYMKDIHAPILSLWGVKLVVICVFAAFALASIALCTRIEPGLEQQIVLPRDSYLQGYFNNISEYLRIGPPLYFVVKNYNFSSESRQTNQLCSISQCDSDSLLNEIARASLIPESSYIAKPAASWLDDFLVWTSPEAFGCCRKFTNSSFCPPDDQPPCCSPSSGGSCSPNGVCKDCTTCFRHSDLANGRPTTEQFREKLPWFLNALPSSDCAKGGNGAYTTNVELEGYEDGIIKASAFRTYHTPLNKQVDYVNSMRAARDFSSRLSDSLEMEIFPYAVFYMFFEQYLSIWRTALINLAIAIGAVFTVCLVITCSFWTSAIILLVLTMIVLDLMGVMAILKIQLNAVSVVNLVMAVGIAVEFCVHITHAFLVSSGDRNQRMKEALTTMGASVFSGITLTKLVGVIVLCFSRTEVFVVYYFQMYLALVLLGFLHGLVFLPVLLSIFGPPSRCVLVEKQEDRPSTSSQF from the exons ATGAATACCAGAGCCATAGATTTCATTGGCGCAGGTGCTAAAAATTTCAGAG AGTGGTATGCATTTATTGGAAGACGAGCACCACCGGGAGTCCCCGGATCTCCATATGCAATTAATTTTAGACCAGCTGCTCCTGAGTCATCTGGAGTGAAACCTATGAATGTGTCTACGTATTCATGCGGTGATACATCACTAGGCTGTTCATGTGGTGATTGCCCTTCAGCTTCTGATTGCTCAAGTTCAGCTCCTCCTCCTGCTCAGACAGAAGGTTCTTGTTCAGTGAGAATTGGGTCTCTCAAG GTGAAGTGTATTGAAGTTGCTGTCACAATTCTATATGTTGTACTAGTCTCTGCTTTTCTTGGATGGGGCTTTCTCCATAAAAAAAGAGAAGAGACTCCGGTTTCGAGAACAAAGCCATTGATCAGTGCCACTGGAAATGGTGTCATCCGCCAAAGCAGCAGGCAAAAGGATGAGAATATTCCGATGCAG ATGCTCGAAGACGTCCCTCAAATTTCAAGTGGTGTTCAGCTCTCAATTGTACAAGGATATATGTCAAAGTTCTACAG GAGATATGGAACATGGGTGGCTAGAAATCCAGTCCTTGTATTGTGTTCATCGTTGTTCTTCGTCCTGGTGCTCTGCTTAGGCCTTTTCCGTTTTAAAGTTGAGACAAGGCCTGAGAAG TTATGGGTCGGCCATGGGAGTAGAGCTGCAGAGGAGAAACTATTTTTTGACAGCCACCTCGCACCATTTTATAGAATTGAGCAG CTCATAATTGGTACAATCTCAGACGCAGATGATGGAAAGTCACCTCCTATTGTTACTGAAGACAACATGAAGTTACTCTTTGACATACAAAAAAAG ATAGATGCAATCAAAGCGAACTATTCTGGCTCAATGGTATCTCTGCCTGATATTTGTATGAAGCCACTTGGCACAGAATGCGCTACTCAAAGTATTCTTCAG TATTTCAAAATGGATAGCAGTAACTTTGATAGTTACGGAGGTATTGAACATGTTGAGTACTGTTTTCAG CATTATACTTCAGCAGAGAGCTGTTTGAGTGCTTTTAAAGCTCCACTTGATCCAAGTACTGCTCTTGGTGGTTTCTCTGGTAACAATTACTCTGAG GCTTCTGCTTTCATTGTGACATACCCTGTGAataatgcaattgataaagaagGCAACTATTCTAAGAAATCAGTGGCCTGGGAGAAGGCTTTCATTCAGTTAGTGAAG GATGAGATATTGCCAATGGTGCAAGCAAAGAATTTGACCCTTGCCTTCTCATCAGAAAGTTCTGTTGAGGACGAGTTAAAAAGGGAGAGCACAGCAGATGCTATTACCATCTTG ATAAGCTATCTTGTGATGTTTGCCTATATATCCTTGACGCTGGGCGATACTCCCCGATTCTCCTCTTGTTACATTTCCTCTAAG GTCTTGCTTGGTCTTTCAGGAGTTATACTTGTTATGCTCTCAGTTCTTGGATCGGTTGGTTTCTTCAGTGCAGTAGGTGTAAAATCTACCCTCATTATTATGGAAGTCATCCCTTTCCTTGTCTTGGCT GTTGGGGTAGATAACATGTGCATTCTGGTGAATGCTGTTAAGCGACAGCCAATGGAACTGCCTTTAGAGGGACGAGTTAGCAATGCTCTTGTAGAAGTGGGACCATCAATTACACTAGCTAGTCTTTCAGAGGTTTTAGCATTTGCAGTTGGAAGTTTCATTCCGATGCCAGCATGCCGCATTTTTTCCATGTTCGCAG CATTGGCCGTTTTGTTGGACTTCCTCCTGCAAGTTACTGCATTTGTTGCCTtgatttgttttgattttttgagAGCCGAAGATAACAGGATTGATTGTTTCCCATGTATTAAAGTGTTTGGTTCAAATGCTGATCCTGAAAAAG GTAATCAACAGAGAAAACCTGGGTTGCTGGTACGGTATATGAAG GATATTCATGCCCCCATCTTGAGTCTCTGGGGAGTAAAACTTGTCGTCATATGTGTCTTTGCTGCTTTTGCATTGGCGAGCATT GCATTATGTACAAGGATTGAACCTGGTTTGGAACAACAAATTGTTCTTCCTCGTGACTCATACCTTCAG GGTTACTTCAATAATATCTCAGAATATCTCAGAATTGGACCACCTCTGTACTTTGTTGTCAAGAACTATAACTTTAG TTCTGAATCAAGACAAACGAACCAGCTTTGTTCTATCAGCCAATGTGACTCCGATTCTCTATTGAATGAG ATTGCCAGAGCATCTTTAATACCAGAATCAAGTTACATTGCTAAACCAGCTGCTTCATGGCTTGATGATTTTCTTGTTTGGACATCTCCAGAAGCATTTGGGTGCTGTAGAAAATTTACAAATAGTAGTTTTTGTCCCCCTGATGATCAG CCTCCTTGTTGTTCACCCAGTAGTGGTGGCTCCTGTAGCCCAAATGGCGTATGCAAGGATTGTACAACG TGTTTCCGTCATTCAGATTTAGCAAATGGTCGCCCTACAACTGAACAATTTCGAGAGAAGCTTCCATGGTTCCTGAATGCATTACCTTCCAGTGATTGCGCTAAAGGTGGCAATGGGGCTTACACCACTAATGTGGAGCTTGAAG GCTACGAGGATGGTATTATTAAAGCATCAGCCTTTCGTACATATCACACGCCTCTTAACAAACAA GTTGACTATGTCAATTCCATGAGGGCTGCACGAGACTTCAGCTCAAGGCTTTCTGATTCCCTAGAG ATGGAGATCTTCCCGTATGCAGTGTTTTATATGTTCTTTGAGCAATATCTAAGCATATGGAGGACGGCCCTAATTAACTTAGCTATTGCTATTG GTGCTGTATTTACTGTATGCTTGGTTATCACATGTAG TTTTTGGACTTCAGCTATTATCTTGCTTGTGCTGACCATGATTGTTCTGGATCTAATG GGAGTAATGGCAATTCTAAAAATCCAGCTCAATGCTGTATCTGTTGTTAACCTTGTGATGGCCGTTGGTATTGCTGTTGAATTCTGTGTCCATATAACACATGCCTTCTTG GTTAGCAGTGGAGATAGAAACCAACGCATGAAGGAGGCCCTGACTACTATGGGCGCTTCTGTATTCAG TGGTATCACGCTTACAAAGCTGGTCGGTGTCATTGTTCTTTGTTTCTCAAGGACAGAAGTTTTTGTG GTTTACTACTTCCAAATGTACCTGGCTTTGGTTCTTCTTGGTTTTCTACATGGACTCGTATTTTTACCT GTACTATTAAGCATTTTTGGTCCGCCATCAAGATGTGTGCTTGTAGAGAAGCAGGAGGATCGGCCATCTACATCTTCCCAATTCTAA